The DNA region ttgaaatgttagtcttgatttaaaatttctggaaatagtcggattaaaaactacaaaaattaaaattgaagaaaaaggcCGATTccggagagaattgctcacaggTTAAATTAGTGAAATGAaccttaaatgattttttacgcATTTTGGTatattcccgactttttttgaGACTTTCTCAATTTTCCGATTTTAGTGGCCACCCtgcatttatttttgattatcaGCATCAGGAATCTggaaatatgttaaaatttaatGGTTAAATGCTAACTTCTAATTATTCGTCAGGGGCTTTCAATGTTTGGAAAGTTTGATTTAATGGAAGCGGTTGGTTTGaagattgtgttttttttgtttaaaaatagaccAACACCACGTCCTAattattttctcaaataaaGTAAATTTGGTTTTTCAACGCTTTTTAAGTATTCCAAACGTTCTATAGAACAAAACCCTGAAAGCTGCTTGGATTGACATGGCCAACAACTTTCCAGGCGGAAAAAACTTAATCctgaaaaaaattctgaaacatCATAATTGTGAACCATCCTActatgggagcgttcttttattacgtaacgcagtaggggggagggggggtcggaggccgtgttacgctccatacaaaatttttaaaatttgtatggaaattttgttacgagggggagggagggggtctaaaagtccgatttttcgcgttacgtaataaaagaacgctcccattaTAGCAAACCGCTCCTCCCCATTAAGAATTTTAGCTCGAGCCTCGAGTTGATCTGGCTTGAGATCGAGCCTAAAGCGAGTCGAGGCTTTAGTTGAAATTCTCAGAGTTttgccaattgaaaaaaaaaactttttcaatgaCACAAAAGCTTCATACAAACTTGACTTGAACGCTGATTTGACAACTTCCTGAGaaccagcatgttgtgccagtgattagaatacgcTAATTACGCTTGTCTGTTAGGCTCCCGAATaccctgagagattattttCAAACCCAACTgagatataggttaagaactcttaattgcactcaaagagcttttaagaagttcttcttgagagcttaagagaacttttacatgaaaatatagctaaaatcgggttttccaatgaaccaatgttttctacacattattcaagccaaaaacaagagatttttacctagcaacaagcataacatgctttaaacgaaaatgccatctagaacaagctgagtgcagttaaaaagagctcatagtgccgatgcatgtctgctgAGAAGGACTATGTGATATTACAATTCATAAATCGTTACACCTTTTCTAATTCCGGCAAACAAGTTTCGAGTAGTGCGTGCCCTTTAGGGTGGGCCTTTTATTTACATTTGCCACTGGATTTTTACATTAGTATTTATTTCTTGTTTAATATAtatatttagtgtttttttgcgtGTAATACATTGTCACGAGATCAATAAATGTTACATTGAAATACAGTACAGCATCACACACAGTATcaatcagatttttaaaaagtcaTGCGTTAAGTGTTGTGTCATATCATATCTTACTCATTGGGGAGCAGCGCGCGGAAACGACCACTACTATCTGGCTAGCTGTCAAGCGAATTGGGAGATTCTGTAACAAAAGTGAAGATTATTAGTTGGTTGGCTCTTTTAACCGAGAAATCATCAAGTAACTACCTTATGTTGGGTATTGCATGCGGAATTACTTCCGGTGGAACTCGGCCGTGCACAGAGCGCAGCTCCAGGAACCTTCCGGCGGAGAAATGAGCGGCGGCGACAGACAGTACATGTGATAGCCGCGGTCACAGTCGTCGCAGAACAGCAGCTGGTCGTCGTTGTCCGAGGTTCCGCACATGGTGCAGTACTTGCACTCGATGCACTGCCAGCGGTACTTGCGCACCGAGATGATCATGTTGGCCGTGAACTGAAGACAGGTCGGGTGTCCCGAGCGGCCACAGTCCGAGCAGGAGACCAGCTCTTCGGCTTCgaatgttttcttgttttcgcGAGCGTCTCCCAGGCAAAAGTCACAGTACGGAGACGGGACGGCGCGTCCCTTTTCCGGAGGAGGACCTGCGGTAGCGGGAGCAGTAGCGTTGGAAGCGGATCCGGCAGCGGAAGGAGCATGCATGTGAGCGGAAGCCGATGGTCCGGGCTTGACCGGGTTCGGTCTCTCCTCGGGTTCTTCGAAGGGCTTGTGCTCCGGGACCAGCACCGGCATCGGAGGCTCTTCTGGCGGAACGGTCAACGGAGACGATGGGATTGCTGCTGGTGGAGCTGGAACGTGCTGTGGAGGAGGTGGCGGCGGTGGTTGTTGACGAACTTTCTTGCTTGAACTTGCCTCCGGCGCTTCCTTGGTGCTGGGACTGTCGCCAACACCTTGAGATTTCCGGCCGCGGCCTCTGCCAGAACCGCGCCCACGTTTGGGTGTATTCGGTTCGGCTACGCTAGCTTTGCCCTTGCTTGAACTCGACCCACCCTTACCACCCTTGCTACGTTTCTTCCGGCTGCTGTAACTCTCGTCAAAGTCACAATCCGAGTCCGGCAACTCGTGATCGTCGTACGTCTCCATTTCATGCATGTCCATCTCGTCGTAGTACCAATCCTGGCCCGGATCTTCCTTCATGTCTTTCCCACCCTCGGCGTCAACACTGGAAGTGGCAGAATCCAAATTCGATCCCTCAGCATCATAGCTGCTCGTTAAATGCCCAAACGGTCGGTTCGTGTACGCCGGAAAGGCCGGGTGCTGCTTCTGGAGCAGATACTGCCGCCGGGACTTGCGCCAACGGGCCGCCGGATAGCTGTAAATCTGACCAACCTTCAGCCCCGGCATCCGCTGCCTCGCCTTCATAAACAAAGCCGAGTGATACTGGGCGACTCCGGTTTGCGGGTCCAAAAACGGCATCCGCTGGCGCCGTTCAATGCACAGCCGCGTATTAAACGTTTCACTGTTCTCGATGCCCTCCTTGTACGCGGAATCGTTGATGAGCGCTTCAATTTTCGACACATTTTGCAGTTTTATCTCGCGAAACTCAACCGGACCGACGGACGCCATCGTGTTTTGTTTGCAACTACGAGACAAGGTACGAACTGTCACCCCTAGGCCCGCACAGTTGGTAGCAGAAATTTGTGTTTGCGTCGTCACGTTGGTAGCAGAAACGAGAACCAGGGCAGCAGAGAAAGGACCGAAAAAACCGAAGCAGGCGCAGACGCTGTAGCGTGACTTGCTCGTTGTTGTGCTTTGATGGTAGAATGTTGAAATTACAATACCAGAGTGCCACTGCTGGAAGCTGTGGTGTGATTCTTGTACCTAAACGGCAAGCAAACTAAccggtttttttgtttttaaggaattttagattttttctaaccacttcattgaaatttatagATGGATTTTAACAATGTTTTGAATACATTGCCATGACGCAATAATGATTTCGATAGTTTCTAGGTTCGTTTAAAAAATGGACTTCAAGAATATAATGCCACAATGTgatttaaaatcaatcaaaaatttggGACAAGATTTGAAATTAGCTATtgcataccgtcatcaggggtgacattgggtctgggggtgagattgggtcatacaaatttcagcaatttagtatgacccaatctcacccccagacccaatgtgaCCCCTGATGatgataacatttaaaaaatacgggGATAAGCAtttctctgatttttttttctaatgtttttaTGTGTACATTTTAGTATTGCTGTTCACAATATAAGTTTAAGAATATGTTTGCTTCAATTTGTGTTACGTAAACTTTTTGTCGACTTTTTAGGACGGAGTGAACAAATTTAAGATTTATTCAAGGCCAATACAGTTCATTAAGATACGCTTTTAGGTTATTTCCAAGAAAGTATGAGTATTATTTGTAAATTgacattgaaatgaaaaaaaaatcccttttgATTTTTCGGGCTGATATTGAAAGATgtggtgacataaactttgaagaaTATGTGTTACAGCCTCAACAATGTTTAATAGTGTCCCAAAGTCCTTTGTCAATTTTAATGTacggtaaaaaaaacacaactaaaactcatttcagatcatttttttatattaatgcagaaaattaatttgacaggATAGTTTTTTTCAGATAGAACAACTGTGGTCAACTTGGAATGAGCTATCAAGTAGGACATTTTCTGACAAGAAGGGCcacgattcattttttttaaagtgatttaaaattccGTTTTAAATTCTTTGAGGTCGCACAAAGGGTAATTGTATtcagataaaaaaaagctttatcgctgtgaagaACAATATCCCAAATTTAAGCTGAATTTTAGGACTCAATTCTAGATATGAAACTACAAA from Culex quinquefasciatus strain JHB chromosome 3, VPISU_Cqui_1.0_pri_paternal, whole genome shotgun sequence includes:
- the LOC6048692 gene encoding zinc finger protein DPF3, which codes for MASVGPVEFREIKLQNVSKIEALINDSAYKEGIENSETFNTRLCIERRQRMPFLDPQTGVAQYHSALFMKARQRMPGLKVGQIYSYPAARWRKSRRQYLLQKQHPAFPAYTNRPFGHLTSSYDAEGSNLDSATSSVDAEGGKDMKEDPGQDWYYDEMDMHEMETYDDHELPDSDCDFDESYSSRKKRSKGGKGGSSSSKGKASVAEPNTPKRGRGSGRGRGRKSQGVGDSPSTKEAPEASSSKKVRQQPPPPPPPQHVPAPPAAIPSSPLTVPPEEPPMPVLVPEHKPFEEPEERPNPVKPGPSASAHMHAPSAAGSASNATAPATAGPPPEKGRAVPSPYCDFCLGDARENKKTFEAEELVSCSDCGRSGHPTCLQFTANMIISVRKYRWQCIECKYCTMCGTSDNDDQLLFCDDCDRGYHMYCLSPPLISPPEGSWSCALCTAEFHRK